From a region of the Procambarus clarkii isolate CNS0578487 chromosome 18, FALCON_Pclarkii_2.0, whole genome shotgun sequence genome:
- the LOC138366079 gene encoding 300 kDa antigen AG231-like produces MGKVHPPVHDALSARTAAAETNATETGESAAAAEEAVTAEEAVTAEEAAAAEEAVTAEEAVTAEEAVTAEEAVTAEEAAAAEEAVTAEEAVTAEEAVTAEEAVTAEEAVTAEEAAAAEEAVTAEA; encoded by the coding sequence ATGGGGAAGGTTCACCCCCCTGTTCATGATGCACTGtcagcaagaacagcagcagctgaAACAAATGCAACAGAAACAGGtgaatcagcagcagcagctgaagAAGCAGTAACAGCTGAAGAAGCAGTAACAGctgaagaagcagcagcagctgaaGAAGCAGTAACAGCTGAAGAAGCAGTAACAGCTGAAGAAGCAGTAACAGCTGAAGAAGCAGTAACAGctgaagaagcagcagcagctgaaGAAGCAGTAACAGCTGAAGAAGCAGTAACAGCTGAAGAAGCAGTAACAGCTGAAGAAGCAGTAACAGCTGAAGAAGCAGTAACAGctgaagaagcagcagcagctgaaGAAGCAGTAACAGCTGAAGCATGA